From Syntrophales bacterium, one genomic window encodes:
- the pilQ gene encoding type IV pilus secretin PilQ, which yields MSKYRQKAAKAIIVSALLVCGCGGAKNVEKDPFFEKWSTMAEKSEGHTPASKTLKKDIVTEIFGEKEKTRGAAKTEADAELPIMPVSVKFRQADIKTALRSLAKIVEMNMIVKNEIKGEITVDFNNVPWDQAFRSILNTQGLTFVREGDIIRIMTPEDMDLDLKKKTRELGVLWVEPLLTVVVPINYAIPKDLKETIESFLTRGKDDKPRGSVRVDGHSNSLIISAIRDDLERMMPIIETIDKPTPQIMIKANIVETTKETARKLGIQWGGMYGHTVGGQALYITPGGSGGTAVSPGSAFSGNYSPSSGSSGIAGQGFGVNFPAAMTGAASGSLGLIFGTIGANILEMQLNALQADSKLNILSSPSITTLDNQKAFTENGEKIPFSTIDTSVNPPIRTVKFEDAVLRLEITPHVIDGQNLMMKILVKKDEVDMSRTVEGNPFIIKKQTETTLIVKDGETIVISGLTKQRNALSTDGVPGLKDIPGLGWLFKGEDKSGKMEEVLIFITPKILPSVSAATGVPVDRGK from the coding sequence ATGAGTAAATATAGACAAAAAGCAGCTAAAGCCATAATCGTCTCGGCGTTGCTTGTTTGCGGCTGCGGGGGCGCAAAAAACGTCGAGAAAGACCCCTTCTTCGAAAAATGGTCCACAATGGCGGAAAAGTCGGAAGGCCACACCCCGGCTTCGAAGACGCTGAAAAAGGATATCGTTACGGAAATCTTTGGGGAAAAGGAAAAAACGAGGGGTGCGGCAAAGACCGAAGCCGACGCGGAACTGCCCATAATGCCGGTGAGTGTGAAGTTTCGTCAGGCCGATATCAAAACGGCGCTTCGTTCTCTGGCTAAAATAGTCGAGATGAACATGATTGTTAAAAATGAAATAAAAGGGGAAATAACGGTCGATTTCAACAATGTTCCGTGGGATCAGGCGTTCAGAAGCATACTCAACACCCAGGGATTGACCTTTGTCCGGGAGGGAGACATAATCCGGATCATGACGCCGGAAGATATGGATCTCGATCTGAAAAAAAAGACACGGGAGCTGGGGGTTCTTTGGGTGGAACCATTGCTGACCGTTGTTGTTCCTATTAATTATGCCATCCCCAAGGACCTCAAGGAGACGATTGAATCCTTCCTGACCCGCGGCAAGGATGACAAACCCCGCGGTTCGGTTCGTGTTGACGGACACAGCAACTCTCTTATCATCTCGGCAATCAGGGATGACCTGGAGAGGATGATGCCGATCATCGAGACGATCGACAAGCCGACCCCCCAGATCATGATCAAGGCAAATATAGTTGAAACTACAAAGGAAACGGCAAGAAAGCTTGGCATTCAGTGGGGCGGCATGTACGGGCATACGGTAGGGGGGCAGGCCCTGTACATAACCCCGGGAGGTTCCGGGGGAACCGCCGTTTCTCCCGGCTCAGCCTTTTCGGGTAATTATTCGCCGAGTTCCGGTTCTTCGGGAATAGCGGGGCAAGGATTCGGGGTTAATTTCCCGGCAGCCATGACGGGAGCAGCATCCGGATCTTTAGGACTGATCTTCGGCACTATCGGAGCGAATATTCTGGAGATGCAGTTGAACGCCTTGCAAGCCGACAGCAAATTGAACATTCTCTCCAGTCCTTCGATAACAACACTCGACAATCAGAAGGCATTTACGGAAAATGGCGAAAAAATCCCCTTCTCGACAATTGATACGAGTGTAAACCCCCCGATAAGAACGGTGAAATTCGAGGACGCGGTGCTGCGCCTGGAGATCACCCCCCATGTAATTGACGGTCAGAATCTGATGATGAAGATCCTTGTGAAGAAAGACGAGGTGGATATGTCCCGCACCGTTGAAGGGAACCCGTTCATCATAAAGAAACAGACCGAAACGACCTTGATCGTCAAGGATGGTGAGACAATCGTCATCTCCGGCCTGACAAAACAGCGCAATGCCTTATCCACGGACGGAGTTCCCGGTCTTAAGGACATACCCGGCCTCGGCTGGCTTTTCAAAGGCGAGGACAAAAGCGGGAAAATGGAAGAGGTGCTGATTTTCATTACCCCCAAGATACTCCCCTCCGTGTCGGCGGCAACCGGGGTGCCGGTGGACAGGGGCAAATAA
- a CDS encoding AAA family ATPase yields MDYFKILNLNREPFSNSPDPGLFFQSPGQLTCLQQLELSIRLRRGLNVVIGEVGTGKSTLCRQLIIRLSESEGEQREIETSLIMDPAISTPREFLSVVSVCFGLKPPLKMASEWQIKEKIKETIYQKGVEEKKIIVLIIDEGQKIPVFALEILREFLNYETNESKLLQIVIFAQNEFKEIMYDHKNFLDRVNGYYMLTPLNFRETKGMIEFRLQQAAHPAQVPKLFTKPSYWAIYGATGGYPRRIVTLCHHLLLAMIIKNRIKVNWFLVRVTVGRDLPENTVKGVWTKTSTFLGAFLLLLLIVLFFFTRI; encoded by the coding sequence ATGGATTATTTCAAAATTCTGAATCTTAACCGGGAGCCGTTTTCTAACTCCCCCGACCCGGGTCTCTTTTTTCAGTCGCCTGGTCAGTTGACCTGCCTGCAACAACTGGAACTCTCCATTCGCCTTCGCCGCGGTCTCAATGTCGTAATCGGCGAGGTCGGAACAGGCAAATCCACCCTCTGCCGTCAGCTTATAATCAGGCTGTCGGAATCCGAAGGAGAGCAGAGGGAAATAGAAACAAGCCTCATTATGGATCCCGCCATCAGCACACCCCGTGAATTTCTGAGTGTGGTTTCGGTGTGTTTCGGCCTCAAGCCCCCCTTAAAAATGGCAAGTGAGTGGCAGATAAAGGAGAAAATAAAGGAAACCATCTACCAGAAGGGGGTCGAGGAGAAAAAGATCATTGTTTTGATTATCGACGAGGGGCAGAAGATCCCTGTTTTCGCCCTCGAAATTCTCCGCGAGTTTTTAAACTACGAGACAAACGAAAGCAAGCTTCTGCAGATCGTCATCTTCGCCCAGAACGAGTTTAAAGAAATTATGTATGACCATAAAAATTTTCTCGACCGGGTGAATGGGTATTACATGCTTACCCCTCTGAACTTCCGGGAGACGAAGGGGATGATAGAGTTCCGGCTCCAGCAGGCGGCCCATCCCGCCCAAGTGCCGAAGCTCTTTACAAAACCGTCCTATTGGGCCATTTACGGGGCAACCGGTGGCTACCCACGCCGAATAGTCACCCTGTGCCATCATCTTCTCCTGGCGATGATCATCAAAAACCGGATTAAGGTTAACTGGTTTCTCGTGCGTGTCACCGTCGGAAGGGATCTGCCTGAAAATACCGTTAAGGGTGTATGGACAAAGACTTCAACTTTTTTGGGAGCATTTTTGCTGCTTCTGCTCATAGTGTTGTTTTTTTTCACCCGTATCTAA
- the tadA gene encoding Flp pilus assembly complex ATPase component TadA produces MIVKKRLGEILIEEGLLTQEQLQSALAEHKKDNLRLGQYLCRQGIIDENQMAEALSRQLKIARYHPSRYPINIDIDGFITIETARKFQIAPLRKKGRLLTIAMVDPLDINALDAVEIEADAEVEAVVCTERELNQLLSGIYGMKSGMSGVLDDMKVETQPATEKGTEREAEEVNISALKDQADDAPVVRLVNSIFAQAIREGASDIHISPQQASIQLRFRIDGRLHEIPSPPKALLLPIIARIKILAGVDITVSRLPQDGRFTIRMERHEINVRVSTMPTIYGENVVMRLLDMSAGVYTLDRLGMIKTDRDKIETSSKKAYGMILSTGPTGSGKSTSLYAILDEMNSPDINIITLEDPVEYRIENIRQVQLNRKAGMTFASGLRAILRQDPDIIMIGEIRDAETAQISVQAAQTGHRLLSTIHTNDAAGAITRLIDMGIEPFLVSSALLVSFGQRLVRTNCPYCSEPYTPLASVLEAWGLNKAENPNFRRGKGCYQCMSTGYKGRTGLFEVLVNDEAIQEMIIKRKSAQEITRAAVEQGRLRTLKEDAVAKILQGITTPEEAASAVMV; encoded by the coding sequence ATGATCGTTAAAAAAAGACTTGGGGAAATATTGATTGAAGAGGGGCTGCTGACGCAGGAACAACTGCAGAGCGCCCTTGCTGAACATAAAAAAGACAATCTGAGACTGGGGCAGTACCTCTGCAGGCAGGGGATAATCGACGAAAATCAGATGGCGGAAGCGCTCAGCAGGCAGTTGAAGATCGCCAGATACCATCCCAGTCGTTACCCGATAAATATTGATATTGACGGGTTCATTACAATCGAGACTGCCAGAAAATTCCAGATTGCCCCGCTCAGGAAGAAGGGTCGGCTTTTAACAATCGCGATGGTCGATCCCCTTGATATCAATGCCCTCGATGCCGTCGAAATTGAAGCCGATGCCGAGGTCGAGGCGGTTGTCTGCACGGAGCGGGAACTTAACCAGTTGCTCAGCGGCATCTACGGCATGAAGTCGGGGATGAGCGGCGTCCTCGACGATATGAAGGTTGAAACTCAGCCGGCGACAGAAAAAGGCACCGAGCGGGAAGCGGAAGAGGTGAATATTTCCGCCCTGAAGGATCAGGCCGATGACGCGCCAGTTGTGCGTCTGGTGAACTCCATCTTCGCCCAGGCGATCCGCGAGGGGGCAAGCGACATCCATATCAGTCCCCAGCAGGCCAGCATCCAGCTCCGGTTTCGAATCGACGGCCGGTTGCACGAAATCCCCTCTCCGCCTAAGGCACTGTTGCTTCCGATCATTGCCAGGATCAAAATACTCGCGGGTGTGGATATCACCGTTTCGCGACTTCCTCAAGACGGCCGCTTCACAATCAGAATGGAGAGGCACGAGATCAATGTTCGTGTCTCAACGATGCCCACGATCTACGGGGAAAACGTTGTGATGCGGCTTCTGGACATGAGTGCCGGGGTTTATACCCTTGATCGCCTCGGGATGATAAAAACGGACCGCGACAAGATCGAGACGAGCAGTAAAAAGGCTTATGGGATGATTCTTAGCACAGGGCCTACGGGAAGCGGCAAGAGCACAAGCCTCTACGCCATCCTCGATGAAATGAACAGCCCCGATATCAACATCATCACGCTTGAGGATCCGGTCGAATACCGGATCGAGAACATTCGTCAGGTACAGCTCAACCGGAAAGCGGGGATGACCTTTGCCAGCGGCCTTCGGGCGATTCTTCGGCAGGACCCGGACATCATCATGATCGGAGAGATAAGGGACGCCGAGACCGCCCAGATCTCCGTCCAGGCCGCTCAGACGGGGCATCGGCTGCTCAGTACGATCCACACGAATGACGCCGCGGGGGCGATTACCCGCCTGATCGACATGGGAATAGAACCGTTTTTGGTTTCCTCCGCCCTTCTGGTATCGTTCGGCCAGCGTCTCGTCCGGACGAATTGTCCCTACTGCAGTGAACCTTATACGCCGCTCGCCAGCGTCCTCGAAGCGTGGGGGCTCAATAAGGCGGAAAACCCGAATTTCCGGCGCGGCAAGGGTTGTTACCAGTGCATGAGCACCGGTTACAAGGGACGTACGGGGCTCTTTGAGGTGCTCGTCAACGACGAGGCTATCCAGGAGATGATCATTAAGCGTAAATCCGCACAGGAGATCACCCGTGCCGCGGTAGAGCAGGGCCGTCTCAGAACCCTCAAGGAGGATGCTGTGGCGAAGATCCTCCAGGGGATAACAACACCGGAAGAGGCCGCCTCGGCGGTCATGGTGTAA
- a CDS encoding type II secretion system F family protein, producing the protein MATFSYTAIDENAQTVKGSIEAESIEIAQNILLTKGYIPSRVTETSDAGGSFFRGLKESLGSVKIGDLIIFTKQFRSMMAAGVPIIRLLQVLEHQTENRILRGVAAAISKDIREGFSLYEAMRHHPAVFSPLYLSMIRAGELSGTVPDIMKRLIDIIEHEAKIKSDIKSALQYPLIVVITMVIAFLILLTFVVPKFVTIFAKAGLALPLPTKIAMLMYRGLADYWYILIFGTIGLLIALRLYVKTPPGRYTKDRIILSLPLFGTLFQKAAMSRFASIFAILHASGVPVMGSLEVLSGTIGNAAISREFDKIKESIQEGHGISEPLGKAKYFTPMIVDMVAIGEESGNLEEMLLHVSSHYDDEVAYAVKGLSDMIGPVLIAGLAVVVGFFALAIFLPMWDLTKMVK; encoded by the coding sequence ATGGCGACCTTTTCCTATACGGCAATCGACGAAAATGCTCAGACCGTCAAGGGAAGCATTGAGGCTGAAAGTATCGAAATTGCACAGAACATTCTACTTACAAAAGGATATATTCCTTCTCGTGTCACGGAGACATCCGATGCGGGCGGTTCTTTTTTCAGGGGACTAAAGGAAAGCCTTGGCAGTGTGAAGATCGGCGATCTGATTATCTTCACAAAGCAGTTTCGTTCGATGATGGCAGCCGGGGTGCCCATCATCAGACTTTTGCAGGTTCTCGAACACCAGACGGAAAACCGAATCCTGCGGGGGGTTGCCGCGGCAATCAGCAAGGATATCCGGGAAGGTTTCAGCCTTTATGAAGCGATGAGGCATCACCCCGCCGTTTTTTCACCGCTGTATCTGAGCATGATCCGCGCGGGCGAGCTAAGCGGCACTGTTCCTGATATCATGAAGCGGCTCATCGACATTATTGAGCATGAGGCGAAGATAAAGTCCGATATCAAATCAGCCCTTCAATATCCACTTATTGTTGTCATCACAATGGTGATAGCGTTTTTGATCCTTCTGACCTTTGTGGTTCCGAAATTTGTCACGATCTTCGCGAAGGCCGGGCTCGCCTTGCCCTTGCCGACGAAAATCGCCATGCTTATGTATAGGGGACTCGCCGATTACTGGTACATCCTCATTTTCGGGACGATTGGTCTGCTTATAGCCCTGCGCCTGTATGTAAAGACGCCTCCGGGGCGTTACACGAAAGACCGCATTATTCTCAGTCTTCCGCTTTTCGGAACGCTTTTTCAGAAAGCGGCGATGTCCCGCTTTGCCAGTATCTTCGCGATCCTTCACGCGAGCGGTGTTCCCGTTATGGGGTCGCTTGAGGTATTGTCGGGGACGATCGGCAACGCCGCCATATCCCGCGAATTTGACAAGATAAAAGAGAGTATTCAGGAGGGGCATGGTATCTCCGAGCCTCTCGGCAAGGCTAAATACTTCACCCCGATGATTGTGGATATGGTCGCCATTGGTGAGGAATCCGGAAATCTCGAGGAGATGCTCCTCCATGTATCTTCCCATTACGACGACGAGGTCGCCTACGCGGTGAAGGGCTTGTCGGATATGATCGGTCCGGTTCTGATTGCGGGGCTTGCCGTTGTCGTCGGTTTTTTTGCGCTGGCGATTTTTTTACCGATGTGGGATCTTACCAAGATGGTAAAATGA